In one Pseudomonas sp. SCA2728.1_7 genomic region, the following are encoded:
- a CDS encoding TSUP family transporter: protein MPFELSVDLTTLAILALVAFIAGFIDAIAGGGGLLTTPALLTAGLPPHLVLGTNKLSSTFGSATASFTFYKRKLFHPRQWTHAIVGTLIGALTGAVVAHYLPAEWLNKMLPVIVFACGLYLLFGGTPKAPLDSDAPIKKKWQSTQGFSLGFYDGVAGPGTGAFWTVSSLLLYPIDLVKASGVARSMNFVSNIAALSVFVFSGQVDWIIGLSMGLSVMVGAFFGARTAISGGAKFIRPVFITVVLGLTVRLAWQHWFSVA from the coding sequence ATGCCTTTCGAACTCAGCGTTGACCTCACCACCCTCGCCATTCTGGCCCTTGTCGCTTTCATAGCCGGTTTCATCGATGCCATCGCCGGCGGTGGCGGTCTGTTGACCACGCCTGCACTGCTGACGGCCGGCCTGCCACCGCATCTGGTACTCGGCACCAACAAGTTGAGCTCGACCTTCGGTTCGGCCACCGCCAGTTTCACCTTCTACAAACGCAAGCTGTTCCACCCTCGACAGTGGACGCATGCGATTGTCGGCACTTTGATCGGCGCACTGACCGGTGCCGTCGTCGCCCATTACCTGCCGGCCGAATGGCTGAACAAGATGCTCCCGGTGATCGTCTTCGCCTGTGGCTTGTACCTGCTATTCGGCGGCACGCCAAAAGCGCCGCTTGACAGCGACGCCCCGATCAAAAAGAAATGGCAATCGACCCAAGGCTTCAGCCTCGGTTTCTACGATGGCGTGGCCGGTCCCGGCACTGGCGCATTCTGGACGGTGAGCAGCCTGCTGCTTTACCCGATCGATCTGGTCAAAGCCAGCGGTGTGGCGCGCAGCATGAACTTCGTCAGCAACATTGCGGCGCTGTCGGTGTTCGTGTTTTCCGGGCAGGTGGACTGGATCATCGGCCTGAGCATGGGCCTGTCGGTGATGGTCGGCGCGTTCTTTGGCGCGCGCACCGCGATCAGCGGCGGCGCCAAGTTCATTCGCCCGGTGTTCATCACCGTGGTGCTGGGTTTGACCGTGCGCCTAGCCTGGCAGCACTGGTTCAGCGTGGCCTAA
- a CDS encoding GNAT family N-acetyltransferase/peptidase C39 family protein — MKAVFRLAVVEDLPALLALEMQCFTTDRLTSRSFQWMITRAHGQLLVAECDGQLLGYALVLFHRGTSLARLYSIAIAVEARGTGLGKAMLQRIEALALEHDCAYLRLEVRLDNPAAIALYERNGYRRFALIHDYYEDHADALRLEKRILQHRDSRSIKVPYYRQTTDFTCGPACLLMAMGALQSERLLERREELQIWREATTVFMTSGHGGCSPQGLALAAWRRGYKVGLQLSLAGPLFLDGVRDAHKKDVMRLVHEEFTAQLQETDVECLIGASLDLPRLLDAGGQPLVLISSYRLTRSKSPHWVVVTDCDEDFVYLHDPDVDHSQHRQPMDCQHVPVSHGEFEKMCRFGRGKLRAAVVLYSRET, encoded by the coding sequence ATGAAGGCTGTTTTTCGTTTGGCGGTAGTTGAAGACTTGCCGGCGCTGCTGGCGCTGGAAATGCAATGTTTCACCACGGACCGGCTCACCAGTCGCAGCTTTCAGTGGATGATCACCCGCGCTCACGGGCAGTTGCTGGTGGCGGAGTGCGATGGCCAACTGCTGGGCTATGCGTTGGTGTTGTTTCATCGCGGTACTTCGCTCGCGCGGCTGTATTCCATCGCGATCGCGGTTGAGGCGCGCGGCACCGGCCTGGGCAAGGCAATGCTGCAGCGCATTGAGGCGCTGGCGCTGGAACACGACTGCGCGTACCTGCGCCTGGAAGTGCGCCTCGACAACCCTGCGGCCATCGCGCTGTACGAGCGCAATGGCTACCGGCGTTTTGCGCTGATTCACGATTACTACGAAGACCACGCCGATGCGCTGCGGTTGGAGAAACGCATTCTTCAGCACCGCGACTCGCGCAGCATCAAGGTGCCCTACTACCGGCAAACCACCGATTTCACCTGTGGCCCGGCGTGCCTGCTGATGGCCATGGGTGCTCTGCAATCGGAACGTTTACTGGAGCGTCGAGAAGAACTGCAGATCTGGCGGGAAGCAACCACGGTGTTCATGACCTCCGGCCATGGCGGGTGCAGCCCGCAGGGATTGGCGTTGGCGGCGTGGCGTCGAGGCTACAAGGTGGGTTTGCAACTGAGCCTGGCCGGGCCATTGTTTCTCGACGGTGTGCGGGATGCGCATAAAAAAGACGTCATGCGCCTCGTGCACGAAGAGTTCACGGCGCAATTGCAGGAGACCGATGTTGAGTGTTTGATCGGTGCGTCTCTGGATCTGCCGCGACTGCTGGACGCCGGTGGACAGCCACTGGTGTTGATCAGCAGCTATCGACTGACGCGCTCCAAGTCGCCGCACTGGGTGGTCGTGACCGATTGCGATGAGGATTTTGTTTATCTGCATGACCCGGATGTCGACCATAGCCAGCATCGACAGCCCATGGATTGCCAGCACGTGCCGGTCAGTCATGGGGAGTTCGAGAAAATGTGCCGGTTTGGCCGGGGTAAACTGCGTGCGGCGGTGGTGCTGTATTCCCGCGAAACGTAA
- a CDS encoding Ku protein, translating into MARAIWKGAISFGLVHIPVALVSATSSQGVDFDWLDSRSMDPVGYKRVNKVTGKEVTKENIVKGVAYEKGRYVVLSEEEIRSAHPVSTQTIDIFSFVDAEQIPLQNIDTPYYLAPDKRGGKVYALLRETLSKTNKVALARVVLHTRQYLAALMPLESALVLVKLRWPQEVRGLDELELGPEVTKPQLAKGELDMAKRLVQDMSADWKPEDYKDEFEDKIMALVEKKAHEGKIEDVETVGGEEERKTADVIDLTELLKRSLGGKATAKPKAKAEKPAKAAPAKKTKKAS; encoded by the coding sequence ATGGCTCGGGCAATCTGGAAAGGCGCGATCAGTTTCGGACTGGTTCACATCCCTGTCGCACTGGTCTCGGCGACCTCGTCGCAGGGCGTGGATTTCGATTGGCTCGACAGCCGCAGCATGGACCCGGTGGGTTATAAACGGGTGAACAAGGTCACCGGCAAGGAAGTCACCAAGGAGAATATCGTCAAAGGTGTGGCCTATGAAAAGGGCCGCTATGTGGTGCTCAGCGAAGAGGAAATCCGCTCGGCGCACCCTGTCTCGACGCAGACCATCGACATCTTTTCCTTTGTCGATGCCGAACAGATTCCCCTGCAGAACATCGACACGCCCTACTACCTGGCACCCGACAAACGCGGTGGCAAGGTCTACGCGCTACTGCGCGAAACCCTGAGCAAAACCAATAAAGTCGCCCTCGCCCGCGTAGTGCTGCATACGCGCCAGTACCTTGCGGCGCTGATGCCGCTGGAGTCTGCACTGGTTCTGGTGAAACTGCGTTGGCCGCAAGAGGTGCGTGGCCTCGATGAGTTGGAATTAGGTCCTGAAGTGACCAAGCCGCAGCTGGCCAAGGGTGAACTGGACATGGCCAAACGGCTGGTGCAGGACATGAGCGCGGACTGGAAGCCCGAGGATTACAAGGATGAGTTCGAAGACAAGATCATGGCCCTGGTCGAGAAAAAGGCCCATGAAGGCAAGATCGAGGATGTTGAAACGGTGGGTGGTGAGGAAGAGCGCAAAACCGCTGATGTGATCGACTTGACCGAGCTGCTTAAACGCAGTCTGGGTGGGAAAGCGACGGCCAAGCCGAAGGCGAAGGCTGAGAAACCGGCGAAAGCTGCGCCGGCAAAGAAGACCAAGAAGGCTTCCTGA
- a CDS encoding crotonase/enoyl-CoA hydratase family protein, whose translation MTQYSAFSVELADNIAHVQINRPEKINSMNAAFWSEIVEIFQWIDDTDEVRVVVLSGNGKHFSSGIDLMMLAGVANELGKDVGRNARLLRKKILTLQASFNAVDNCRKPVLAAIQGYCLGGAIDLIAACDMRYAAEDAQFSIKEIDIGMAADVGTLQRLPRIIGDGMLRELAYTGRTFGADEARSIGLVNRVYSDKDALLEGVLDIAREIASKSPIAVTGTKEMISYMRDHRIDDGLEYVATWNAAMLQSTDLRVAMAAHMSKQKPEFLD comes from the coding sequence ATGACTCAATACTCCGCCTTCAGCGTCGAACTGGCCGACAACATCGCCCATGTGCAGATCAATCGCCCGGAAAAGATCAACTCGATGAACGCCGCGTTCTGGAGCGAGATCGTCGAGATCTTCCAGTGGATCGACGACACCGACGAAGTGCGCGTGGTGGTGCTCAGCGGCAATGGTAAACACTTTTCCTCCGGCATCGACCTGATGATGCTCGCCGGCGTCGCCAATGAACTGGGCAAGGACGTCGGCCGCAACGCGCGCCTGCTGCGTAAAAAAATTCTGACCCTGCAAGCCTCGTTCAACGCCGTCGACAACTGCCGCAAACCGGTACTCGCGGCCATTCAGGGTTACTGCCTGGGCGGCGCGATCGATCTGATCGCCGCGTGCGACATGCGCTACGCCGCCGAAGACGCGCAATTCTCGATCAAGGAAATCGATATCGGCATGGCCGCCGATGTTGGCACTTTGCAACGGTTGCCACGGATCATCGGGGACGGCATGCTGCGTGAACTGGCTTACACCGGTCGCACCTTCGGCGCTGACGAAGCGCGCAGCATTGGCCTGGTCAATCGCGTCTACAGCGACAAGGACGCGCTGCTCGAAGGCGTGCTGGACATCGCTCGCGAGATCGCTTCGAAGTCACCGATTGCGGTTACCGGCACCAAGGAAATGATCAGCTACATGCGCGACCATCGCATCGACGACGGTCTCGAATACGTTGCCACCTGGAACGCCGCCATGTTGCAATCCACCGACTTGCGCGTGGCCATGGCCGCCCATATGAGCAAACAGAAACCCGAATTTCTGGACTGA
- a CDS encoding PQQ-dependent sugar dehydrogenase: MLRKTLLATLCAGALISAPAFAAAPKELQSEQGTLEVTTITAGLEHPWALAFLPDRQGMLVTERPGNLRVVAADGTLSAPISGVPQVWAKGQGGLLDVVLSPDFKQDRLVYLSYAEGGGAGDKAGTAVGRGRLSDDLKTLKDFKVIFRQEPKLSVGNHFGSRLVFDRDGYLFITLGENNDRPTAQDLDKLQGKVVRIYPDGKVPDDNPFVGQSGVRPEIWAYGLRNPQGAALNPWTGTLWENEHGPRGGDEVNIIERGKNYGWPLATHGINYSMQPIPEAQGKTAEGTVAPQHVWEKSPGVTGMAFYDADRFKPWQHNAFIGALVTQELIRLQFDGDKVVHEERLLGELKQRIRDVRQGPDGYLYVLTDEENGSLYQIGLKPTP, translated from the coding sequence ATGTTGCGTAAAACCCTTCTAGCCACACTGTGTGCCGGCGCGCTGATCAGCGCTCCGGCATTCGCCGCGGCCCCCAAAGAGCTGCAAAGCGAACAGGGCACCCTCGAAGTCACGACCATCACCGCAGGCCTTGAGCATCCGTGGGCGCTGGCGTTTCTGCCGGACCGCCAAGGCATGCTGGTGACCGAACGGCCCGGCAATCTGCGCGTGGTCGCGGCCGACGGCACACTGTCGGCGCCGATCTCCGGTGTGCCGCAGGTCTGGGCCAAGGGGCAGGGCGGGTTGCTGGATGTCGTGCTGTCGCCGGACTTCAAACAGGATCGTCTGGTCTATCTGTCCTATGCCGAAGGGGGTGGGGCCGGCGACAAGGCGGGCACCGCCGTCGGGCGTGGGCGGCTTTCGGATGACTTGAAGACACTGAAGGATTTCAAAGTGATTTTCCGTCAGGAACCGAAGCTTTCAGTCGGCAATCACTTCGGCTCACGGCTGGTGTTTGATCGCGATGGCTATCTGTTCATTACCCTGGGCGAGAACAACGACCGGCCGACCGCACAGGATCTCGACAAGCTGCAAGGCAAGGTCGTGCGCATCTACCCGGACGGCAAGGTCCCGGATGACAACCCCTTTGTCGGCCAGTCCGGCGTTCGGCCCGAGATCTGGGCCTACGGCCTGCGTAACCCGCAGGGCGCGGCACTCAATCCTTGGACAGGCACGTTGTGGGAAAACGAACACGGCCCGCGCGGTGGCGATGAGGTCAACATCATCGAACGCGGCAAGAACTACGGCTGGCCGCTGGCGACCCACGGCATCAATTACTCGATGCAGCCGATCCCGGAAGCCCAGGGTAAAACCGCCGAAGGCACCGTTGCACCGCAACATGTCTGGGAGAAGTCGCCGGGCGTCACCGGTATGGCGTTTTACGATGCCGACCGCTTCAAGCCGTGGCAACACAATGCGTTTATCGGCGCGTTGGTGACTCAGGAGCTGATCCGCTTGCAGTTCGATGGCGACAAGGTAGTGCATGAAGAGCGCTTGCTGGGCGAACTCAAGCAGCGAATTCGCGATGTACGGCAAGGGCCGGATGGTTACTTGTACGTGCTGACGGATGAAGAGAACGGCTCGCTGTACCAGATCGGCCTGAAGCCCACACCTTGA
- a CDS encoding nuclear transport factor 2 family protein, producing the protein MSTAAQVRPPLPPFNRESAIEKVRLAEDGWNSRDPERVSLAYTLDTKWRNRAEFANNREEAKAFLTRKWAKELDYRLIKELWAYSDTRIAVRYAYEWHDDSGNWFRSYGNENWEFDVQGLMFQRYACINDMPIKESERKFHWPLGRRPDDHPGLSDLGL; encoded by the coding sequence ATGTCTACTGCAGCCCAGGTACGTCCGCCATTGCCGCCCTTCAACCGTGAATCGGCCATCGAAAAAGTTCGTCTGGCCGAGGATGGCTGGAACTCCCGCGACCCGGAACGGGTATCGCTGGCTTACACCCTCGACACTAAATGGCGCAACCGCGCCGAATTCGCCAACAACCGCGAAGAAGCCAAGGCGTTTCTGACCCGTAAATGGGCGAAGGAACTGGATTATCGTTTGATCAAGGAGCTGTGGGCTTACTCGGATACCCGCATCGCTGTGCGTTACGCCTATGAATGGCACGATGATTCGGGCAACTGGTTCCGCTCTTATGGCAATGAAAACTGGGAATTCGATGTACAGGGCCTGATGTTCCAGCGCTACGCGTGCATCAATGACATGCCGATCAAGGAAAGCGAGCGCAAGTTCCACTGGCCGCTGGGCCGGCGCCCGGATGATCATCCGGGACTGTCTGACCTCGGTCTCTAA
- a CDS encoding RimK family protein, whose amino-acid sequence MSAVQGHWREVSEQSLPAATYLKSAIKTSSQVLIIVERKEDWASYFPSEDILTAQEYLEHSCDSEPGKRMQVINLCRSYKYLGHGYYCSLLAEARGHKVIPSVRTISELTKKSLYGLALDDLDKTLEKALSHHLYSDTEGFTLTLYFGRTHIEPLQDLARQLFEVFPCPILLVEFRRTNGWHIEWIKSGALHKLRDDQEDQFANALDGFSRKVWRVPRSPQVARYDLAILHDPQEALPPSNAKALTNFVRVGKGMGIDVELIERKDYARLAEYDGLLIRETTSVDSHTYRFAKKAESEGLVVMDDPTSILRCTNKVYLTDLLNSHQLGMPATEILYKERPEDFERVGERLGFPLVLKIPDGCFSRGVIKVESQQALLEATAELFEHSVLLLAQEFFYTEYDWRIGVLNRKPIFACQYFMSKGHWQIYNHKAKGQDVNGECRTMAIHEAPRAVVELAVKTANLIGDGLYGVDLKQAGDKVVVIEVNDNPNLDAGIEDAYLHDDLYSLVLEEFVRRLELKRRGQAW is encoded by the coding sequence ATGTCAGCGGTACAGGGTCATTGGCGCGAAGTATCCGAGCAAAGTTTGCCGGCGGCAACTTATTTAAAATCAGCGATTAAAACATCCAGTCAGGTTTTGATTATTGTCGAACGCAAGGAAGACTGGGCTTCATATTTCCCCAGCGAAGACATCCTGACGGCGCAGGAATACCTCGAGCACAGCTGTGACAGCGAACCGGGCAAGCGCATGCAGGTGATCAACCTGTGTCGCAGCTACAAGTACCTGGGCCACGGCTACTACTGCTCGTTGCTCGCCGAAGCGCGGGGGCACAAGGTGATTCCGTCGGTGCGCACCATCAGCGAGCTGACGAAAAAATCACTCTACGGCCTGGCGCTGGACGATCTCGATAAAACCCTGGAGAAAGCCCTCAGTCATCATCTCTACAGTGATACCGAAGGCTTTACTCTGACCCTGTATTTTGGCCGAACACATATCGAGCCATTACAGGATCTGGCACGGCAGTTGTTTGAAGTGTTTCCCTGTCCGATTCTGTTAGTTGAGTTCCGTCGAACTAACGGCTGGCACATCGAATGGATAAAGTCAGGTGCCCTGCACAAGTTGCGCGATGATCAGGAAGATCAGTTCGCCAATGCGCTGGACGGTTTCAGCCGTAAAGTCTGGCGTGTACCGCGCTCGCCGCAAGTAGCGCGTTACGACCTGGCGATACTGCACGATCCACAAGAAGCTTTGCCGCCATCCAATGCCAAGGCACTGACGAATTTCGTCCGGGTCGGCAAGGGCATGGGCATCGATGTCGAACTGATTGAACGCAAGGATTACGCACGTCTCGCCGAGTACGACGGCCTGCTGATCCGCGAGACCACCAGCGTCGACAGCCACACCTATCGCTTCGCCAAGAAGGCCGAGAGCGAAGGTCTGGTGGTAATGGACGACCCGACATCGATTCTCCGCTGCACCAACAAGGTCTACCTGACGGACTTGCTCAACAGCCATCAACTGGGCATGCCCGCCACCGAAATTCTCTACAAGGAGCGACCCGAAGACTTCGAGCGCGTGGGCGAGCGCCTTGGCTTTCCGCTGGTATTGAAAATCCCCGACGGTTGTTTTTCCCGTGGCGTGATCAAGGTCGAAAGTCAGCAGGCCTTGCTCGAAGCCACCGCCGAACTGTTCGAACACTCGGTGTTGCTGCTGGCTCAGGAGTTTTTCTACACCGAGTACGACTGGCGTATCGGTGTACTCAACCGCAAACCGATCTTCGCCTGCCAATACTTCATGTCCAAGGGCCACTGGCAAATCTACAACCACAAGGCCAAGGGTCAGGACGTCAACGGCGAATGCCGGACGATGGCGATCCACGAGGCGCCACGCGCTGTAGTGGAACTGGCGGTGAAGACCGCCAACCTGATCGGCGACGGCCTCTACGGCGTCGATCTGAAGCAGGCCGGCGACAAAGTGGTGGTGATCGAAGTCAACGACAACCCCAACCTCGACGCCGGCATTGAAGACGCCTATTTGCACGACGATCTGTATTCACTGGTGCTGGAAGAATTCGTGCGCCGTCTGGAACTCAAGCGTCGCGGTCAGGCCTGGTGA
- the nudC gene encoding NAD(+) diphosphatase codes for MTSRWTTAVLDTDQPGGWAVARSPEGFLFDDNGALFPREWLKRQDLSVLAEHGIGHLDGEPVYLLELRSASEVPGCNWKGLRAFMLDGDHTIYKVLGYAAQIGTWAREHRFCGNCGQAMTQVPRERAMYCQPCDLRSYPRISPSMIVLITRGDEILLARSPRFVTGVYSTLAGFAEPGESAEDCLIREVREEVQIEVQNIQYMGSQCWPFPHSMMLGFHAEYAGGEIVCQEDEIEDAQWFNVHDLPPLPASKSIARYLIDVYVARRLGHAEPVLPG; via the coding sequence ATGACATCTCGCTGGACCACTGCAGTACTGGACACCGATCAACCCGGCGGCTGGGCCGTGGCGCGCAGCCCGGAAGGCTTTTTGTTCGACGACAACGGCGCGCTGTTCCCACGGGAATGGCTCAAGCGTCAGGACTTGTCAGTTCTCGCCGAGCACGGCATTGGCCATCTCGATGGTGAGCCGGTGTACCTGTTGGAGTTGCGCAGTGCCAGTGAGGTGCCGGGTTGCAACTGGAAAGGTCTGCGGGCGTTCATGCTCGATGGCGATCACACCATCTACAAAGTGCTCGGTTACGCCGCGCAGATTGGCACCTGGGCGCGCGAACATCGCTTCTGCGGCAACTGCGGCCAAGCGATGACGCAGGTACCGCGTGAGCGGGCGATGTATTGCCAGCCGTGCGACCTGCGCAGTTATCCGCGCATTTCGCCGAGCATGATCGTGCTGATTACCCGTGGCGACGAGATCCTGCTGGCGCGCTCACCACGGTTTGTCACCGGGGTTTACAGCACGCTGGCCGGGTTCGCTGAACCTGGCGAGTCGGCCGAGGATTGCCTGATTCGGGAAGTACGCGAGGAAGTGCAGATCGAGGTGCAGAACATCCAGTACATGGGCAGTCAGTGCTGGCCGTTCCCGCATTCGATGATGCTCGGCTTCCATGCCGAATACGCCGGTGGCGAGATTGTCTGTCAGGAAGACGAGATCGAAGACGCCCAGTGGTTCAACGTGCACGATCTGCCGCCGTTGCCGGCGTCCAAGTCGATTGCCCGTTACCTGATCGACGTCTACGTGGCGCGGCGCTTAGGCCACGCTGAACCAGTGCTGCCAGGCTAG
- the sfnG gene encoding dimethylsulfone monooxygenase SfnG: MSQQAVKFAYWVPNVSGGLVVSKIEQRTDWGIDYNRKLAQIAEAAGFEYALTQIRFTAGYGAEFQHESVAFSHALLAATSKLKVIAAILPGPWQPALAAKQLATIDQLTNGRIAVNIVSGWFKGEFQAIGEHWLEHDERYRRSEEFIRSLRGVWSQDNFTFRGDFYRFDNYSLKPKPLGRPEIFQGGSSRAARDMAARVSDWYFTNGNSVEGIKAQVDDIRAKAAANNHSVKVGVNAFVIARDTEEEARAVLAQIIDQADPEAVNAFGDAAKQAGRASPEGEGNWAKSTFEDLVQYNDGFKTNLIGTPLQIAERIVALKAVGVDLVLAGFLHFQEEVEYFGRRVLPLVRELEAEKTAAVA, translated from the coding sequence ATGAGTCAGCAAGCCGTTAAATTTGCCTACTGGGTGCCGAACGTCAGCGGTGGGCTGGTGGTCAGCAAGATCGAACAGCGCACCGATTGGGGCATCGACTACAACCGCAAACTGGCGCAGATCGCCGAAGCCGCCGGGTTCGAATATGCGCTGACGCAGATTCGTTTCACCGCCGGTTACGGTGCCGAGTTTCAGCATGAGTCAGTCGCGTTCAGCCACGCGTTACTCGCGGCCACCAGCAAACTCAAGGTGATCGCCGCGATCCTGCCCGGTCCGTGGCAACCGGCGTTGGCCGCAAAACAGCTGGCGACCATCGACCAACTCACCAATGGCCGCATCGCGGTGAACATTGTCAGTGGCTGGTTCAAAGGCGAGTTCCAGGCCATCGGCGAACATTGGCTGGAGCACGACGAGCGTTATCGTCGTTCCGAAGAGTTCATTCGTTCATTGCGCGGCGTGTGGAGTCAGGACAACTTCACCTTTCGCGGCGACTTCTATCGCTTCGACAATTACAGCCTGAAACCGAAACCGCTGGGCCGTCCGGAAATCTTTCAGGGCGGCAGTTCCCGTGCGGCGCGGGACATGGCCGCGCGGGTGTCGGACTGGTATTTCACCAATGGCAACAGCGTTGAAGGGATCAAGGCGCAGGTCGACGATATTCGTGCCAAAGCAGCGGCGAATAATCATTCGGTGAAAGTTGGCGTCAACGCGTTTGTCATCGCCCGTGATACCGAAGAAGAAGCGCGCGCCGTGCTTGCGCAGATCATCGATCAGGCTGACCCGGAAGCCGTGAACGCCTTCGGCGATGCAGCGAAGCAGGCGGGCCGGGCATCGCCGGAAGGAGAGGGCAACTGGGCAAAATCGACGTTTGAGGATCTGGTGCAATACAACGATGGTTTCAAGACCAATCTGATTGGCACGCCGCTGCAGATTGCCGAACGGATCGTGGCGTTGAAAGCGGTGGGTGTGGATCTGGTGTTGGCGGGGTTTCTGCATTTTCAGGAAGAGGTCGAATATTTCGGGCGGCGGGTGTTGCCGCTCGTTCGCGAGCTGGAGGCCGAGAAGACTGCCGCCGTAGCTTGA
- a CDS encoding magnesium transporter CorA family protein, producing MINSFALSHGALQRVERLDAEVMLFSNPDVAERDLLHSHFKVDEHALESALDPDEVSRIEFHPDHLFLIWKRPENYSGGGTLAFEVSSCGLLFAPGQLLVIATDDTPLHGLGTRQPLNTPLDVLLDLLFNNIHHYLGHLKVIKLVARELQQKFNASMQNQHLVQMFNLSESLIYYINALHSNGAVLTRLRNHAEKQHFGSEAIGLIDDLIIENNQCYKQAEIYSTVFSGLIDARGNLMNNSMNNLLRKLTLINVVFLPLNLIASIGGMSEFSMMTAGTPWWVSYPLFLAVMLLGAGGMLFGLRRLAR from the coding sequence ATGATCAACAGCTTTGCACTGAGCCACGGCGCCCTGCAGCGGGTCGAACGACTGGACGCCGAGGTGATGCTTTTCAGCAACCCTGATGTTGCCGAACGCGATTTGCTACACAGTCATTTCAAGGTCGATGAGCATGCACTGGAGTCAGCGCTGGATCCGGACGAGGTCTCGCGCATCGAGTTTCACCCCGACCATTTGTTCCTGATCTGGAAGCGCCCGGAAAACTATTCCGGTGGCGGCACGCTGGCATTTGAGGTGTCGTCCTGCGGATTGCTGTTCGCGCCGGGGCAATTGCTGGTGATCGCCACCGACGACACGCCGCTGCACGGCCTCGGCACCCGCCAGCCGCTGAATACGCCGCTGGATGTCTTGCTCGACCTGCTGTTCAACAACATCCACCACTACCTCGGGCACCTGAAGGTGATCAAACTGGTCGCCCGCGAGCTGCAGCAGAAATTCAATGCATCGATGCAGAACCAGCACTTGGTGCAGATGTTCAACCTCAGCGAAAGCCTGATCTATTACATCAACGCGCTGCACAGCAACGGCGCGGTGCTGACCCGCCTGCGCAATCATGCCGAGAAGCAGCATTTCGGCAGTGAGGCGATTGGCCTGATCGACGACCTGATCATCGAAAACAACCAGTGCTACAAGCAGGCGGAAATCTACTCCACGGTGTTTTCCGGGTTGATCGATGCGCGCGGCAATCTGATGAACAACAGCATGAACAACCTGCTGCGCAAACTGACATTGATCAACGTGGTGTTTCTGCCGTTGAACCTGATTGCCAGTATTGGTGGCATGTCGGAGTTCAGCATGATGACGGCGGGGACGCCGTGGTGGGTTTCCTATCCGTTGTTTCTGGCGGTGATGTTGTTGGGGGCGGGGGGGATGTTGTTTGGGTTGCGGCGTTTGGCCAGATGA
- the lpxO gene encoding lipid A hydroxylase LpxO, with protein MKLIIAAIYVISIAYVHLRGRVRHKLGRQLSDHSTFLAPINCFLYLFSKKPNQPYLDPSEFPDLSPLQAHWEEIREEGQNLLRAGEIKRSNQYDDVGFNSFFKSGWKRFYLKWYGESHPSAMKLCPRTTELVQSIGSIKAAMFAELPPGSKLVRHRDPYAGSYRYHLGLDTPNDAGCYINVDGESYHWRDGEAVMFDETFIHYAENTTDKNRIILFCDIERPMKYRWAAAFNAWFSRSVMSAAGAPNDAGDRTGGINRLFTRIYKIRLRGKELKKRNRKRYYMEKWAIFGGLLAVFILI; from the coding sequence GTGAAACTCATCATTGCTGCTATTTATGTCATTTCCATTGCATACGTTCATTTGCGTGGGCGTGTGCGCCACAAGCTCGGTCGGCAACTGAGTGACCATTCGACGTTTCTCGCGCCGATCAACTGCTTCCTTTATCTGTTCTCGAAAAAGCCGAACCAGCCGTACCTGGACCCGAGCGAGTTTCCTGACTTGAGCCCGTTGCAGGCGCACTGGGAAGAAATCCGCGAAGAAGGGCAGAACCTGCTGCGTGCCGGTGAGATCAAGCGCTCTAACCAGTACGACGATGTCGGTTTCAACTCGTTCTTCAAAAGCGGCTGGAAGCGTTTCTATCTGAAGTGGTACGGCGAGAGCCATCCGTCGGCGATGAAGCTGTGCCCGCGCACCACCGAGCTGGTGCAGAGCATCGGTTCGATCAAGGCCGCGATGTTTGCCGAGCTGCCACCGGGTTCGAAACTGGTGCGTCACCGCGACCCGTATGCCGGTTCCTATCGCTATCACCTGGGCCTGGACACGCCGAACGACGCTGGCTGCTATATCAACGTCGACGGTGAGAGCTACCACTGGCGCGATGGCGAAGCGGTGATGTTCGACGAGACGTTTATTCATTACGCCGAAAACACCACCGACAAGAACCGCATCATCCTGTTCTGCGACATTGAGCGGCCGATGAAGTACCGCTGGGCCGCAGCGTTCAACGCCTGGTTCAGCCGTAGCGTTATGTCGGCGGCAGGTGCACCGAACGATGCTGGCGACCGTACTGGCGGAATCAACCGTTTGTTTACCCGGATCTACAAGATCCGCCTGCGTGGCAAAGAGCTGAAAAAGCGTAATCGCAAGCGCTACTACATGGAGAAGTGGGCGATCTTCGGTGGCTTGCTGGCGGTGTTCATTCTGATCTGA